In Sesamum indicum cultivar Zhongzhi No. 13 unplaced genomic scaffold, S_indicum_v1.0 scaffold00155, whole genome shotgun sequence, the DNA window AGAACCACCAAACTTTATGAGGCCGAATGTTTGGTACAtgttaatacataatttatgaaaatactTAGATGTCGTATGAACTTTTCATGGAATACGAGGATTAGtgcttttattaattcatttgtgtgaatattttttaaattctgatTTTACATATATCCTTGATAAATTGATGATAGACATTCGTGTTAGAgataaaaaagacataatagtatttatctaattaaaataaatacactaaaagagagaaattatatttctgaTGATAATGTTACTCTAGTCGGTCGGGATGgtataaattattgttcagATTGTTGCAATTATGGGGCATGATAGgtataaattattgttcagATTGAGTCTTCcagcttttgatttttttaaatgcttGAATTGGGCTTCGAAATATAGCCCAATATGACTAAGTAAACGGCCCAATCTGAATTTGTAAGGCAGAGAAGAATCATCCATCAAAAGCGGGGGTTGTAGGCGCGACACGTGGACGGCCAGATTTCGCCACAACCGAGTCGGCGCACAATGTTAGGTCAATATTAGGTAGCGTCCTCACGCCTCACCTCACAGCTTATCTTTTCAGCAcgaatttctctctcttcagACCCTAGTGTTTTCTCTCCGCCAAAAGAttattctctctctagaatttTCGCCCAATCCAGAGATGGAGATGGAGCGCGTGACCGAGCTGACGATGGATCGGCGGCCGAGGAAAAGGCCGCGCTTGGGATGGGATGTTCTTCCTCAAGCTCCCAAGGTATTTTCGGTCAGATCTTTAAGTTATTGGATTTGTTCATTATTTTTGTGGTTTCTTTTGTAGATCTGAtggaaaattatgatttttattggATCAGGTATGAATAAAGTTTTTATCTTTGTGTGATGAATCTGGGGGTTGTTAATTGCTATAGATCTTTGtgttttattaagttttttattagATCGTTAtgctttattcttttcttttatgatcTGCGAGTTGGGTGGTCCTGATATTGACGTAGAAGAGGGTCTTGTTTATGCTCGGGAGATTAAAACTTGATACTCGTATATGCACAACTGTTTTTTATGAGCGAACAAAGGCACTGTTGAATTAACTTGATAAGTTGCAAAGGAcatgtgttttcttttttggtttctgAATCTTTATATCAAGATTTATTTCTAATCTTCAATTCAAATGTTAATTCTTGAGTATATCTTTAAGCATCTGAAGCTGTTATgttgttttgtaaattttcgTTTTTCTTGGCAAGATCTATGGAATAGATTTTGTATGGTGTGGTGCGCAGTGGTGTCCAGGAGGTAAacgaattaataatatttgattttgaggAAAATATGAATGGATGCCTGTGTGTAGGCTCAGCTAGGATTGTTTTCTGGACAAGAGATTGGGAATCTGACAAGCTATGCACCTTCAAGGGCCCTCTCGGACCATCCTAGTTCTCTGTTTGTTAAGGGCTTGGCTCGAAATGGTTCTCCCCCATGGCGAGAAGATGACAAAGATGGGCATTATATGTTTGAGATCGGAGAAAATTTAACTTCTCGCTGTAACTACCTTCACTATCATCAGaacctattatttttttctttttttgttttgtagttttttctttaacataGATCTTTTTATAGACTATGTTAAACTACTACGAAAGACGAGTCTGGTTAATTTTTGAGTTTGGCATTGCAGAGTTTAAGGGTTTGACTATATCTTAATAATAACCTTTTCAAATGGTTGGAAAAGTTTGTTTTGATcataaagtaaaaagaaacTATGTTGTAGTTTGATTCATTGTTTATGATATTACTGACATGCACTTATAAATCGGTTGTACTCATGTTACTTTTGGATATCTCTTTGCAGACAAGATTCACAGCAAGATGGGTGAAGGTATGGCAATTCTGCTTTATTCCTCTGCTTTGATGTGGTTTTATCTTtgcttttattaattgatattcTTCTGTGCAGGCACATTTGGCCAGGTTTTAGAGTGCTGGGACAGGGAAAGAGCCGTCAAAATTGTTCGCGGTATTAAGAAGTATCGCGAAGCAGCAATGATTGAGGTAGATGTGCTCCAACAACTTGGTAGACATGACAAAGGTGGCAATCGGTGAGTACTTAATTTGACTATATGAAGATTCTGCCATCTTTTGGGCTTTTGCGAAATAATTGCAGTGGTTGAACAAGTTTATTCCTTGCAGTTGTGTTCAAATACGGAACTGGTTTGACTATCGTAACCATATCTGTATTGTAagtatataattgatttggtgGATTAATTTCCCCAACCTAACAAATATTATGGGGATTAAAGCTGTCCATGGACTTAAATGGTTTCAACAGGTCTTTGAGAAGCTTGGACCAAGCTTATACGATTTCCTACGCAAAAACAATTATCGCTCATTTCCCATTGATCTTGTCCGTGAGATTGGCAGACAACTGTTGGAATGTGTAGCATGTGTGTAAATAGTTTCTCCCCATTTGATATAATGTTCTTTATGAAAGATTCTATTAATAGGATGTTGGTAGTAGTCATCTCTTTTGTTACTTATTGATAATAGCAAGGATCATTCTGCATGAAACCTGATCCATTCAGTTCCATAAGTTCTTAGGTTTCTTCTTTGGTGTTGTGTTGATTGGTTCTCTATTACCACAGTTATGCATGATTTGCATCTCATCCACACGGACTTGAAGCCTGAAAATATTCTTCTCGTCTCGTCGGAATACCTAAAAGTTCCCGACTACAAGGTAGTTTTGGGTGACcccttttaatatatttttatgggtAAACTCATTACTCCCAGGTTCCGTCAAAAATAAGTTCTCCTTTATGTTGTTCTGACCCTGTGTTTTGTATTTGTGTGGGCATCTGTCTTCAGGTTTCGGCGAAGTCACCCAAGGATAGTTCATATTACAAGAGAATTCCAAAGTCTAGCGCTATCAAGGTAATTGATTTTGGTAGCACAACCTATGACAGGCAGGACCAGTCATATATTGTGTCAACGCGACATTATCGAGCTCCAGAAGTCATACTAGGTAGtgtattttgagattttatttcttctctgTCTGAAGGTTTGATATGTTCTTGTACTGCTTTGGGGTATGACTCTTGGTTGTTGACTATGTAGGACTTGGATGGAGTTACCCTTGTGATATTTGGAGTGTCGGCTGTATCTTGGTGGAGCTTTGCTCGGTATGCTGATCAGAAGCTCAATTCATTTGGTTTCTGATGGTTGGTGGTATAACTTCGCATGATCTGTCAATATTTACCAAGTCTACCTCTGATGCAGGGTGAAGCATTATTCCAAACACATGAGAATTTGGAGCACCTTGCCATGATGGAAAAAGTTCTTGGACCCTTGCCCCAACACATGTTGAAGAAAGCAGAGTAAGTAGCTTGGCTTCTCATCTTGATAGGACAAGCTGTAGAACAAATCTCTAAGTTGCCTTCATACCTTGTTTTTCAGCCGACATGCTGAGAAGTATGTTAGAAGGGGCAGGTTAGACTGGCCCGAGGGAGCAACATCTAGAGACAGCATTAAAGCTGTATTGAAGTTGCCCAGACTCCAGAATCTCATCATGCAACATGTAGATCACTCTGCAGGAGACCTCATCCATTTATTACAAGGGCTTTTGAGATACGACCCTGCAGAGAGGTTGTCAGCTAAGGAAGCCCTAAGACACCCCTTCTTCACAAGGGACCATCTGAGGAGATTATGAAGAGTTATTGgataatcagctactgcaccGATGCCGGGGAAGATCATGCAATGCAAATCTCATGAAATTATgggatttttcaatttggctATTCAGATTGGGGCCAGGGCACCATAACCCAAGATGGTGTTGGTTTAATGAA includes these proteins:
- the LOC105179366 gene encoding serine/threonine-protein kinase AFC2 isoform X1 encodes the protein MEMERVTELTMDRRPRKRPRLGWDVLPQAPKAQLGLFSGQEIGNLTSYAPSRALSDHPSSLFVKGLARNGSPPWREDDKDGHYMFEIGENLTSRYKIHSKMGEGTFGQVLECWDRERAVKIVRGIKKYREAAMIEVDVLQQLGRHDKGGNRCVQIRNWFDYRNHICIVFEKLGPSLYDFLRKNNYRSFPIDLVREIGRQLLECVAFMHDLHLIHTDLKPENILLVSSEYLKVPDYKVSAKSPKDSSYYKRIPKSSAIKVIDFGSTTYDRQDQSYIVSTRHYRAPEVILGLGWSYPCDIWSVGCILVELCSGEALFQTHENLEHLAMMEKVLGPLPQHMLKKADRHAEKYVRRGRLDWPEGATSRDSIKAVLKLPRLQNLIMQHVDHSAGDLIHLLQGLLRYDPAERLSAKEALRHPFFTRDHLRRL
- the LOC105179366 gene encoding serine/threonine-protein kinase AFC2 isoform X2, whose amino-acid sequence is MGCSSSSSQDKIHSKMGEGTFGQVLECWDRERAVKIVRGIKKYREAAMIEVDVLQQLGRHDKGGNRCVQIRNWFDYRNHICIVFEKLGPSLYDFLRKNNYRSFPIDLVREIGRQLLECVAFMHDLHLIHTDLKPENILLVSSEYLKVPDYKVSAKSPKDSSYYKRIPKSSAIKVIDFGSTTYDRQDQSYIVSTRHYRAPEVILGLGWSYPCDIWSVGCILVELCSGEALFQTHENLEHLAMMEKVLGPLPQHMLKKADRHAEKYVRRGRLDWPEGATSRDSIKAVLKLPRLQNLIMQHVDHSAGDLIHLLQGLLRYDPAERLSAKEALRHPFFTRDHLRRL
- the LOC105179366 gene encoding serine/threonine-protein kinase AFC2 isoform X3, translated to MTKVAIVMHDLHLIHTDLKPENILLVSSEYLKVPDYKVSAKSPKDSSYYKRIPKSSAIKVIDFGSTTYDRQDQSYIVSTRHYRAPEVILGLGWSYPCDIWSVGCILVELCSGEALFQTHENLEHLAMMEKVLGPLPQHMLKKADRHAEKYVRRGRLDWPEGATSRDSIKAVLKLPRLQNLIMQHVDHSAGDLIHLLQGLLRYDPAERLSAKEALRHPFFTRDHLRRL